A window of the Cheilinus undulatus linkage group 21, ASM1832078v1, whole genome shotgun sequence genome harbors these coding sequences:
- the LOC121503585 gene encoding C-factor-like, producing MAAKAVSVLITGANRGLGLEMVKQMLDGPTPVGKLFACCRDPDGPKAEALRKLAAKHPNIIHMIRMDVSDLCSIKESVQQVLSVVGKEGLNLLINNAGILTKFTLQDSTQEDMQNVFNTNVIGPMNILKEFLPLLKDAAKASKIPGMSCKKAAAVSISSCLGSMEMVPLTYAVFTAISYRVSKAGLNMLSLCAAEELKEDGILFSLLHPGWVRTDMGGEDGEIDVTESVEGMLRVLASLTEKQNGAFLDYKGDTVPW from the exons ATGGCAGCCAAAGCAGTGAGCGTTCTTATCACAGGAGCCAACAGGGGCCTGGGCCTGGAAATGGTGAAACAAATGCTGGACGGTCCCACACCAGTGGGAAAGCTGTTCGCCTGTTGCAGAGACCCAGATGGACCCAAAGCTGAG GCCTTGCGAAAGCTGGCAGCGAAGCATCCCAACATCATCCACATGATTCGTATGG ACGTCAGTGACCTTTGCAGCATAAAAGAGAGCGTTCAGCAGGTGCTCTCTGTGGTTGGGAAGGAGGGTCTCAACCTGCTCATTAACAACGCAGGGATCCTGACCAAATTCACCCTGCAAGATAGTACTCAAGAGGACATGCAAAATGTCTTCAACACCAATGTCATTGGCCCTATGAACATCCTTAAA GAGTTTTTGCCTCTCCTGAAGGATGCAGCGAAGGCCAGTAAAATACCAGGGATGTCCTGCAAAAAAGCAGCTGCTGTAAGCATCAGCTCTTGTCTGGGATCAATGGAAATGGTACCACTGACGTATGCCGTCTTTACTGCCATCTCATATCGTGTCAGCAAG GCTGGTCTGAACATGCTGAGTCTGTGTGCTGCAGAGGAGCTGAAGGAGGATGGGatcctgttttctttgttgCACCCTGGTTGGGTGCGCACTGACATGGGGGGAGAGGAT GGGGAGATTGATGTCACAGAGAGTGTGGAGGGAATGCTTCGTGTGCTGGCTTCACTGACTGAGAAGCAGAATGGAGCCTTCCTGGATTACAAAGGCGATACTGTCCCCTGGTAG
- the trim35-12 gene encoding E3 ubiquitin-protein ligase TRIM35, which translates to MALRPRASSQPGKLSFFQSPKVASALRPRAVSSRSGSMLEEELSCPVCCEIFKDPVVLKCSHSFCRDCLQQFWNKKKARRECPICRRKCSLTEPTVSLALKNVADTFLREQERRMGAGGTGSGEQPEMMEETCITHGEVIKLFCLDDFEVLCCVCHTSKKHQGHRVCPLEEGAQDLKAEMKKELIPLKKHLRCLYEAKQECDDTTVHIKNQTQATEKQIKEEFEQLREFLQQEEAARLIALQQEDEEKKDLVKRKSDSITSGILTFSHAIIAIENEIASSDGHFLKNYANTKKRAQIQQKDPEKVSGALIDVAKHVSSLKYHVWEKMVDLVHYTPITLDPNTAYSWLSLSTNLTSVTNSGSLKKLPDNPERFGHFVFVLGSEGFTSGRHAWEVEVGDKADWMLGVVKESIDRKGRISGCPEGGFWMISHYEGEYSAMTRPSTTLHLTDELTRVRVQLDYDSGEVTFSNPVSMTPIYTFNDFFTEKMFPFFCPGANINGNNPKPLKICTVKVAVWNSATW; encoded by the exons ATGGCGCTGCGTCCACGAGCTTCCTCTCAGCCCGGAAAACTTTCCTTCTTCCAGAGTCCCAAGGTGGCTTCAGCCCTTCGACCACGGGCTGTTTCCTCTCGTTCCGGCTCCATGCTGGAAGAGGAGCTGTCGTGTCCTGTCTGTTGTGAGATTTTCAAGGACCCTGTGGTGCTCAAGTGCAGCCACAGCTTCTGCCGAGACTGTCTGCAGCAGTTCTGGAACAAGAAGAAGGCCAGGCGTGAGTGTCCCATCTGCAGGAGGAAGTGCTCCCTGACTGAGCCCACAGTCAGCCTGGCCCTGAAGAACGTGGCCGACACCTTCCTGAGAGAACAGGAGCGCAGGATGGGTGCAGGAGGGACAGGgagtggagaacaaccagagaTGATGGAGGAGACGTGCATCACACATGGGGAAGTTATCAAGCTTTTCTGTCTGGATGACTTTGAAgttctctgctgtgtttgtcaCACCTCTAAAAAACACCAGGGACACCGAGTTTGTCCTTTAGAAGAGGGAGCTCAAGACCTTAAG gcagagatgaagaAGGAGCTGATCCCTCTGAAGAAACACCTGCGCTGCCTCTATGAAGCCAAGCAGGAGTGTGATGACACAACTGTGCACATCAAG AATCAGACACAAGCCACAGAAAAACAGATCAAAGAGGAGTTCGAGCAGCTGCGGGAGTTTCTGCAGCAGGAGGAGGCGGCTCGACTCATCGCGCTGCAACAGGAAGACGAAGAGAAGAAAGACCTGGTGAAAAGGAAGTCAGACAGCATCACCAGCGGTATCCTCACCTTCTCTCATGCCATCATCGCCATAGAGAATGAGATTGCCTCTAGTGATGGCCACTTCCTTAAG AATTATGCCAACACGAAGAAAAG AGCCCAGATCCAGCAGAAAGATCCAGAAAAGGTGTCAGGTGCTCTTATAGATGTGGCAAAGCATGTGAGCTCCCTTAAATACCATGTGTGGGAGAAGATGGTGGATCTTGTTCACTATA caCCCATCACCCTGGACCCCAACACTGCCTACTCCTGGTTATCCCTCTCCACAAACCTTACCAGCGTGACAAACAGCGGCTCTCTGAAGAAGCTCCCAGACAATCCTGAACGTTTTGGCcactttgtgtttgtgctggGCTCAGAAGGCTTCACTTCAGGACGCCACGCCTGGGAGGTTGAGGTGGGCGACAAGGCAGACTGGATGCTTGGTGTTGTCAAGGAGTCAATCGACAGGAAAGGCCGCATCTCCGGCTGTCCCGAGGGTGGCTTTTGGATGATATCACACTATGAGGGTGAATACTCAGCCATGACGAGGCCCAGCACCACTCTGCATCTGACGGATGAGCTGACCCGAGTCAGGGTGCAGCTGGACTATGACTCTGGAGAGGTGACTTTCTCCAACCCTGTCAGCATGACACCCATCTACACCTTCAATGACTTCTTCACTGAGAAGATGTTCCCTTTCTTCTGCCCTGGTGCCAACATTAATGGGAATAACCCCAAACCTCTTAAGATCTGCACAGTCAAGGTGGCGGTGTGGAACAGCGCCACATGGTGA